The sequence CGGGCGGCACGTACCGGCGGAGCCTGCGCCTGCCCCATGGGGCCGGGATCGCGGAGCTGTCTCCGGCGGAAAGGCACGTGTGGGCCCGCCTGCTGCTCGACGACGAGCGCGACGTGCCCGTCGCGACGGAACGCTGCCGGCGGCTGCTGGACCTCGATGCCGACCCGGCTGCGATCGACGGCAGCCTGGGCGAGGACGAGGTGCTCGGCTCGCTGGTGCGCGGAGCGCCCGGGAGGCGCGTGCCGGGTGCCGCCGACGGGGGCGAGCTGGCGCTGCGCGCCGTGCTCGGCCAGCAGGTGTCGCTCGCCGGCGCCGTCACCCTGGCCGCGCGGCTGGTGGCGGCCCACGGGGAGCGGCTGCGGCGCCCGCGCGGCGGCGTGACCCACCTCTTCCCATCCCCCGCGGCGCTCGCCGCGGCGGACCCCGAGAAGCTGGCCATGCCCGGCGCCCGGCGGCGCGCGCTGCTGGATCTGGCCGCGGCGCTGGCGAGCGGCCGGCTGAACCTCGGCAAGGGCGCCGACCATGCCGAGGCCGAGCGCCGGCTGCTGGCGCTTCGGGGCGTCGGCCCCTGGACCGCCGCCTACGTGGCGATGCGAGCCCTCCGTGACCGCGACGCCTTCCTCCCCACCGACCTGGGCGTGCGCCACGCGCTCGAGCGGCTCGGCCAGGACGCCCGCCCCGCCGCGGCCGCCCGCCTGGCGGAGCGCTGGCGGCCCTACCGCGCGTATGCCGTCCAGCACCTGTGGGGGTCGCTCGCCGCCA is a genomic window of Thermoleophilaceae bacterium containing:
- a CDS encoding AlkA N-terminal domain-containing protein yields the protein MATDTTRQLDYRPPLDAAALLGFFGRRAVPAVEELAGGTYRRSLRLPHGAGIAELSPAERHVWARLLLDDERDVPVATERCRRLLDLDADPAAIDGSLGEDEVLGSLVRGAPGRRVPGAADGGELALRAVLGQQVSLAGAVTLAARLVAAHGERLRRPRGGVTHLFPSPAALAAADPEKLAMPGARRRALLDLAAALASGRLNLGKGADHAEAERRLLALRGVGPWTAAYVAMRALRDRDAFLPTDLGVRHALERLGQDARPAAAARLAERWRPYRAYAVQHLWGSLAATS